The following are encoded together in the Zingiber officinale cultivar Zhangliang chromosome 8A, Zo_v1.1, whole genome shotgun sequence genome:
- the LOC122010914 gene encoding uncharacterized mitochondrial protein AtMg00810-like — MVIFKKKCIWCLLLELLTDLVKFAGFAKLSMDSNKHYVLDLGLLRYFLGIEIASSPKGCLLSQSKYIPDLFEHARVTDNRVVDTPLETNVRYSPSDGSPLPDPNLYRTVVGSLVFLTMTRPDIAYDVHVVSQFVTAPTIVHWAAVLRILRYLRGTQFQSLLFPSTSSLELCAYSDAD; from the exons atggtgatcttcaagaagaagtgtATATGGTGCCTCCTCCTGGAGTTGCTCACCGATttggtgaagtttgcaggcttcgcAAAGCTCTCTATGGACTCAAACAAGCATTACGTGCTTG acttgggtttaCTGCGCTATTTTCTGGGGATTGAGATCGCCTCTTCACCTAAAGGTTGTCTCTTGTCTCAATCAAAGTACATACCTGATCTATTTGAGCATGCACGCGTCACTGACAACAGGGTAGTTGATACTCCCCTTGAGACTAATGTTAGGTACTCTCCATCAGATGGTTCTCCTTTGCCAGATCCTAACCTCTACCGTACAGTTGTGGGAAGCTTGGTTTTTCTCACTATGACTCGTCCTGATATTGCATATGATGTGCATGTGGTTAGTCAGTTTGTCACTGCACCCACCATAGTTCATTGGGCTGCTGTTCTTCGCATTCTTCGGTATCTTCGGGGAACTCAGTTTCAGAGCCTCTTATTCCCTTCTACTTCCTCATTAGAGCTCTGTGCATACTCTGATGCTGATTAG